One Hordeum vulgare subsp. vulgare chromosome 4H, MorexV3_pseudomolecules_assembly, whole genome shotgun sequence DNA window includes the following coding sequences:
- the LOC123448068 gene encoding elongation factor P, translating to MAALRHLAGATHNHRIAANSSSLFDLQRPPSCLAAARPLSLAPLRSRFTRLYALSSNDIKVGFNLEVDGAPWKILEFLHVKPGKGAAFVRTKMRNYITGNTVEKTFRAGSTIQEASISKETKQFTYKDGSQFVFMDLTSFEESRLNESDVGDRQKWLKEGMDCTLLYWNGRIIDFDLPITVRLTVTETDPGQGDSAQGGTKPATLETGAVVNVPSFVDVGDDVLIDSRTGQYMSRA from the exons ATGGCCGCTCTCCGCCACCTCGCCGGCGCCACCCACAACCACCGCATCGCGGCCAACTCCTCCTCCCTCTTCGACCTCCAGCGGCCGCCTTCCTGCCTCGCCGCGGCGCGACCCCTCAGCCTGGCGCCCCTCCGCTCCCGCTTCACCC GGCTTTACGCGCTGTCCAGCAACGACATCAAGGTGGGGTTCAACCTGGAGGTGGACGGCGCGCCGTGGAAGATTCTTG AGTTTCTCCATGTCAAACCTGGAAAAGGTGCCGCTTTTGTGAGGACAAAAATGCGCAATTATATCACCGGCAACACAGTTGAGAAAACCTTTCGAGCTGGAAGTACG ATCCAGGAAGCTTCTATTTCAAAGGAAACCAAACAATTCACCTACAAGGATGGCTCCCAGTTTGTGTTCATGGATTTG ACGTCCTTTGAAGAAAGCCGCTTAAACGAGTCGGATGTTGGCGACAGGCAGAAGTGGTTGAAAGAAGGAATGGACTGCACTTTGTTATACTGGAATGGACGG ATCATTGATTTTGATCTTCCCATCACCGTTAGGCTGACCGTAACCGAAACTGATCCTGGGCAAGGTGACAGTGCACAAG GAGGAACAAAGCCTGCAACTCTGGAAACAGGAGCTGTTGTCAATGTGCCGTCTTTCGTTGATGTAGGCGACGATGTCCTAATTGACTCGAGAACCGGGCAGTATATGAGCCGGGCATAG